Proteins from a genomic interval of Stenotrophomonas sp. 24(2023):
- a CDS encoding heme biosynthesis HemY N-terminal domain-containing protein — protein sequence MKPLQSVVVLLLAVAIGVFAAHWLGAADLNRFGEVILRYGGYDYHSNLPKVALLAVIALLVLWLLWSLIAAPFRAWGRYRRKQGRVRLIDGLQAYEHGQWQRAEKLFDGAAADKEVAAVALAHAVRSAQARADAAASDALLQRLATDDATLHALLRAEQLLERELPVDAINTLDAAAVQPLPPRGLWLRTEALARAGRAHEAYGQLGPLRQSKVLPAEVASELEARLAAQALLEAADVNALAAQWETTPKALRPTADVVGAYATRAVALSWDEPALLALEQALDNRWDDTLVELYGRLPAERLATRAANLQRWRSTHDASAALRLAQGRIALAQEQWDAADGFLHEAIAAGAGAPAWEALGLAFLQRGEPALAAQCLANALRLQRGEDSLALVHAAAAAGEPAPRATVEEHGTGDVPPVYNANEDRDAFGNPRLP from the coding sequence ATGAAGCCATTGCAATCCGTTGTCGTGCTGCTGCTGGCCGTGGCCATCGGCGTGTTCGCCGCACACTGGCTGGGGGCCGCCGACCTGAACCGCTTCGGGGAAGTGATCCTGCGCTATGGCGGCTACGACTACCACAGCAACCTGCCCAAGGTGGCCCTGCTGGCGGTGATCGCCCTGCTGGTGCTGTGGCTGCTGTGGAGCCTGATTGCTGCGCCGTTCCGCGCGTGGGGCCGCTACCGCCGCAAGCAGGGCCGCGTGCGCCTGATCGATGGCCTGCAGGCTTACGAGCATGGCCAGTGGCAGCGTGCGGAAAAGCTGTTCGACGGCGCGGCCGCCGACAAGGAAGTGGCCGCCGTGGCGCTGGCCCATGCCGTGCGCAGTGCGCAGGCCCGCGCCGATGCGGCTGCCAGTGACGCCCTGCTGCAGCGCCTGGCGACCGACGATGCCACCCTGCATGCCCTGCTGCGCGCCGAACAGTTGCTGGAACGCGAGCTGCCGGTGGATGCGATCAACACGCTGGATGCGGCGGCGGTGCAACCGCTGCCGCCGCGCGGCTTGTGGCTGCGTACCGAAGCACTGGCACGCGCCGGCCGTGCGCATGAGGCCTATGGGCAGCTGGGCCCCCTGCGGCAGAGCAAGGTGCTGCCGGCCGAGGTGGCCAGTGAACTGGAAGCACGCCTGGCTGCGCAGGCGCTGCTGGAAGCGGCCGATGTCAACGCACTGGCCGCGCAGTGGGAAACCACGCCGAAGGCATTGCGCCCCACCGCCGATGTGGTGGGTGCCTATGCCACCCGCGCCGTCGCGCTGTCGTGGGACGAACCGGCGCTGCTGGCGCTGGAGCAGGCGCTGGACAACCGCTGGGACGACACGCTGGTGGAGCTGTACGGCCGCCTGCCGGCCGAGCGCCTGGCCACGCGGGCAGCGAACCTGCAGCGCTGGCGCAGCACGCACGATGCATCGGCCGCGTTGCGCCTGGCACAGGGCCGCATCGCCCTGGCCCAGGAACAATGGGATGCCGCCGATGGCTTCCTGCATGAAGCGATCGCTGCCGGTGCCGGCGCACCCGCATGGGAAGCGCTGGGCCTGGCCTTCCTGCAGCGTGGCGAACCGGCGCTGGCGGCGCAATGCCTGGCCAATGCACTGCGCCTGCAGCGCGGCGAAGACAGCCTGGCGCTGGTGCACGCGGCAGCCGCTGCGGGTGAGCCGGCACCGCGCGCCACGGTGGAAGAACACGGCACCGGCGACGTTCCGCCGGTGTACAACGCCAACGAGGACCGCGACGCATTCGGCAACCCGCGTCTGCCGTGA
- a CDS encoding uroporphyrinogen-III C-methyltransferase codes for MNDTLPPTPRRPLRWLLPATALLLVAAAGYGGWQYWQQLQREQASRAQTSAVQLRGLADALDALRRDQRATSQRLQDAAVTNRVLRDEMLGLSQRSALLEENLAKLADSTAHGRQAVYLDEAELLLGQAGQRLAYADDVEGARRLYAMAATALGHLADNDGLNLRQALIQERDALDALGQGPRHAARARLATIEAALPSLPLQVQATATPASAGTPWWQRTLAPFVDITPTRLNGPLSDAQRQAGLEALQVELTLARAAIERGDRPGSDAALRRVERWLPRLWPDSPALRNVRGELQGLRTMPLQLDSATLGSTLQQLRTLRDRR; via the coding sequence ATGAACGACACCCTCCCGCCCACGCCCCGACGCCCGCTGCGCTGGCTGCTGCCCGCCACGGCACTGCTGCTGGTCGCTGCCGCCGGCTATGGCGGCTGGCAGTACTGGCAGCAGCTGCAGCGCGAACAGGCCAGCCGCGCGCAGACCAGCGCCGTGCAGCTGCGGGGCCTGGCCGATGCGCTGGACGCCCTGCGCCGTGACCAGCGCGCCACCAGCCAGCGCCTGCAGGACGCTGCGGTGACCAACCGCGTGCTGCGCGATGAAATGCTCGGCCTGTCCCAGCGCAGCGCACTGCTGGAGGAGAACCTGGCCAAGCTGGCCGACAGCACCGCCCACGGCCGCCAGGCGGTCTATCTGGACGAGGCCGAGCTGCTGCTGGGCCAGGCGGGGCAGCGGCTGGCTTACGCCGATGACGTGGAGGGCGCCCGCCGGCTGTATGCGATGGCCGCGACCGCGCTGGGGCACCTGGCCGACAACGACGGATTGAACCTGCGCCAGGCCCTGATCCAGGAGCGCGATGCGCTCGATGCGCTCGGCCAGGGCCCACGCCATGCCGCACGCGCGCGGCTGGCCACCATCGAGGCGGCATTGCCGTCGCTGCCGCTGCAGGTGCAGGCCACCGCCACGCCCGCCTCCGCCGGCACCCCCTGGTGGCAGCGCACGCTGGCGCCCTTCGTGGACATCACCCCGACCCGCCTGAACGGGCCACTCAGCGACGCCCAGCGCCAGGCCGGGCTGGAAGCACTGCAGGTGGAACTGACCCTGGCCCGTGCGGCCATCGAGCGCGGTGACCGCCCCGGCAGCGATGCCGCGCTGCGGCGCGTGGAGCGCTGGCTGCCGCGGCTGTGGCCGGATTCACCAGCCCTGCGCAACGTGCGTGGTGAACTGCAGGGCCTGCGCACGATGCCCCTGCAGCTGGACAGCGCCACCCTGGGCAGCACCCTGCAGCAACTGCGTACCCTGCGAGACCGGAGGTAA
- a CDS encoding uroporphyrinogen-III synthase: protein MQAMADHTIPTGWTLVSLRPQGQNAALRRASGPLGGHLLALPPWRLRRQSSSVVLSKLNAALMADCVVFTSPAAVHAAAALRPLPATAAVPWLAVGEGTQRALQAHGVQGVQAPARMDSEGLLALPVLAQPGGQRIGLVTAPGGRGLIAAQLAAAGAQVVRADVYQRAPLRLPARALSRLARLPRPWVLAVSSGEALARTWAQLPPAWQQQLQAHARVVVASDRLAAQAQALGLQRIDVAGGPTALQLVQAAHAALTAPAVT from the coding sequence ATGCAGGCAATGGCCGACCATACGATACCCACTGGCTGGACCCTCGTTTCCCTGCGCCCGCAGGGACAGAATGCGGCCCTGCGACGGGCGTCAGGCCCGCTGGGCGGGCATCTGCTGGCACTACCGCCCTGGCGGTTGCGGCGCCAAAGCAGTTCGGTGGTGCTGTCCAAACTGAACGCTGCCCTGATGGCCGACTGCGTGGTGTTCACCAGCCCGGCCGCGGTGCACGCTGCTGCCGCCCTGCGGCCCCTGCCCGCCACAGCGGCGGTGCCGTGGCTGGCGGTCGGCGAAGGCACCCAGCGTGCCTTGCAGGCGCATGGCGTGCAGGGGGTGCAGGCCCCGGCACGGATGGACAGCGAAGGCCTGCTGGCCTTGCCGGTGCTGGCCCAGCCGGGCGGGCAGCGCATCGGCCTGGTCACCGCGCCCGGAGGCCGCGGCCTGATCGCCGCGCAGCTGGCCGCCGCCGGTGCGCAGGTGGTGCGTGCCGATGTCTACCAGCGGGCACCGCTGCGGTTGCCGGCGCGGGCCTTGTCGCGCCTGGCACGGTTACCCCGGCCCTGGGTGCTGGCGGTCAGCAGTGGCGAGGCCCTGGCACGCACCTGGGCACAGCTGCCACCGGCCTGGCAGCAGCAGCTGCAGGCACACGCGCGGGTCGTGGTGGCCAGTGACCGCCTGGCGGCGCAGGCGCAGGCGCTGGGACTGCAGCGTATCGACGTCGCTGGCGGGCCGACCGCCCTGCAACTGGTGCAGGCCGCACACGCCGCGCTCACGGCCCCGGCAGTGACCTGA
- a CDS encoding YiiD C-terminal domain-containing protein: MSADVLSSSLTALQDVLDTMPAVRAMQIRLDGYADGVLRITAPLVANVNDKGNAFGGSLASVLTLSGWALVSLRLALAGHPAEVYVADSQLRYLAPVYEDLHAHAQAADTASWETFLATFAQRGKARISIVATQPGADGRAAAEFTGRFVAFPKG, translated from the coding sequence ATGTCTGCCGATGTCCTGTCTTCTTCGTTGACCGCCCTGCAGGACGTGCTGGACACCATGCCGGCGGTGCGCGCGATGCAGATCCGCCTGGATGGCTACGCCGATGGCGTGCTGCGCATCACCGCGCCGCTGGTGGCCAACGTCAACGACAAGGGCAATGCCTTCGGTGGCAGCCTGGCTTCGGTACTGACCCTGTCCGGCTGGGCGCTGGTCAGCCTGCGCCTGGCACTGGCCGGCCACCCGGCCGAGGTCTACGTGGCCGACAGCCAGCTGCGCTACCTGGCCCCGGTCTACGAGGACCTGCATGCCCATGCGCAGGCGGCCGACACCGCCAGCTGGGAGACCTTCCTGGCCACCTTTGCCCAGCGCGGCAAGGCACGCATCAGCATCGTGGCCACCCAGCCCGGGGCCGACGGCCGTGCAGCGGCCGAGTTCACCGGTCGCTTCGTCGCCTTCCCCAAAGGGTAG
- a CDS encoding rhodanese-like domain-containing protein, which produces MNYEELLAFAGRNPMLTAALVGLTVAILVTEIRRLFRGFKGVKPAELVQLMTAGGAVVVDLSASGDFEKGHIAGSRNAQASAFGPDHKLVANAKQSPVVLVCRTGTASETAAKALKKAGFEKVFVLDGGLPAWQQAELPLVKGRN; this is translated from the coding sequence GTGAATTACGAAGAGTTGCTGGCCTTTGCCGGCCGAAACCCCATGCTGACCGCGGCGCTGGTCGGTCTGACCGTGGCCATCCTCGTGACCGAGATCCGCCGCCTGTTCCGGGGGTTCAAGGGCGTCAAGCCGGCCGAACTGGTGCAGCTGATGACCGCCGGTGGCGCGGTCGTGGTCGACCTGTCGGCCAGTGGCGACTTTGAAAAGGGCCATATCGCCGGCAGCCGCAACGCGCAGGCCAGTGCCTTCGGCCCGGACCACAAGCTGGTCGCCAATGCCAAGCAGAGCCCGGTCGTGCTGGTGTGCCGCACCGGTACCGCCTCGGAAACCGCCGCCAAGGCGCTGAAGAAGGCCGGCTTCGAGAAGGTCTTCGTGCTGGACGGCGGCCTGCCGGCCTGGCAGCAGGCCGAGCTGCCGCTGGTCAAGGGTCGCAACTGA
- the secB gene encoding protein-export chaperone SecB, producing the protein MSEENTNGAALADTATGPAFTVEKIYVKDVSFESPNAPSIFNDAVQPELQLNLNQQVQRLGENAFEVVLAVTLSCKAGERTAYVAEVKQAGVFGLVGLDPQSIDVLLGTQCPNILFPYVRQLVSDLIQAGGFPPFFLQPINFEGLYAETLRQRQEQGEGASLADSEPAGNA; encoded by the coding sequence ATGTCCGAAGAGAACACCAACGGCGCCGCACTGGCCGATACCGCCACCGGTCCGGCTTTCACCGTCGAGAAGATCTACGTCAAGGACGTTTCCTTCGAATCGCCGAACGCGCCGTCCATCTTCAACGATGCCGTGCAGCCGGAGCTGCAGCTGAACCTGAACCAGCAGGTCCAGCGCCTGGGCGAGAACGCCTTCGAAGTCGTGCTGGCCGTCACCCTGAGCTGCAAGGCCGGTGAGCGCACCGCCTACGTGGCCGAAGTGAAGCAGGCCGGCGTGTTCGGCCTGGTCGGCCTGGACCCGCAGTCGATCGACGTGCTGCTGGGCACCCAGTGCCCGAACATCCTGTTCCCGTACGTGCGCCAGCTGGTCAGCGACCTGATCCAGGCCGGCGGCTTCCCACCGTTCTTCCTGCAGCCGATCAACTTCGAAGGCCTGTACGCGGAAACCCTGCGCCAGCGCCAGGAACAGGGCGAAGGCGCTTCGCTGGCCGATTCCGAGCCGGCCGGCAACGCCTGA
- a CDS encoding NAD(P)H-dependent glycerol-3-phosphate dehydrogenase → MNESADKIAVLGAGSWGTALASLLARHGHPTVLWGRDAAMVEAIDQRHENTRYLPGIPLPASLRATTDMAAAVKDAAWVLVVTPSHAFNETVRALAPLRPAGAGVAWATKGFEPGSGRFLHEVAREILGDDVPLAVVTGPSFAKEVTQGLPTAITVHGDNLEFAQVVAEAMHGPAFRAYTGDDMVGAELGGAMKNVLAVATGVADGMQLGLNARAGLITRGLNEMLRLAAAIGAKPETLMGLAGLGDLVLTCTGDLSRNRRLGLALGRGQTLQDAVREIGQVVESVQTADEVMRQARRHGIDLPISEGVRAVLHGEQTPAEGLQTLLAREQKPEYPDTLFR, encoded by the coding sequence ATGAACGAGAGCGCTGACAAGATCGCCGTGCTTGGCGCCGGTTCCTGGGGAACCGCGCTGGCCAGCCTGCTCGCCCGGCACGGTCACCCGACCGTGCTGTGGGGCCGCGATGCGGCCATGGTCGAGGCCATCGACCAGCGCCACGAGAACACCCGCTACCTGCCGGGCATTCCGTTGCCGGCCTCGCTGCGCGCGACCACCGACATGGCCGCGGCGGTGAAGGATGCGGCGTGGGTGCTGGTGGTGACCCCGTCGCACGCGTTCAATGAAACGGTGCGCGCGCTGGCGCCGCTGCGCCCGGCCGGTGCCGGCGTGGCGTGGGCGACCAAGGGCTTCGAACCGGGGTCGGGCCGTTTCCTGCATGAAGTGGCACGCGAGATCCTCGGTGACGACGTGCCGCTGGCGGTGGTCACCGGCCCGTCCTTCGCCAAGGAAGTGACCCAGGGCCTGCCGACGGCCATCACCGTGCACGGTGACAACCTGGAATTCGCGCAGGTAGTGGCCGAGGCGATGCACGGCCCGGCCTTCCGTGCCTATACCGGTGACGACATGGTCGGTGCTGAGCTGGGCGGGGCGATGAAGAACGTGCTGGCGGTCGCCACCGGCGTGGCCGATGGCATGCAGCTTGGCCTGAACGCCCGCGCCGGCCTGATCACCCGTGGCCTGAACGAGATGCTGCGCCTGGCTGCGGCGATCGGCGCCAAGCCGGAAACGCTGATGGGCCTGGCCGGCCTGGGCGATCTGGTGCTGACCTGCACCGGCGACCTGTCGCGCAACCGCCGCCTGGGCCTTGCCCTGGGCCGCGGGCAGACCCTGCAGGACGCCGTGCGCGAGATCGGCCAGGTGGTCGAATCGGTGCAGACCGCTGACGAGGTGATGCGCCAGGCGCGCCGCCACGGCATCGACCTGCCGATTTCCGAAGGCGTGCGTGCCGTGCTGCACGGCGAACAGACGCCGGCCGAAGGCCTGCAGACCCTGCTGGCCCGCGAACAGAAACCGGAATACCCCGACACCCTGTTCCGCTGA
- a CDS encoding Ax21 family protein, with product MNKMSLLALGLVAALPFAASAADGLSYNYVEGGYVNTDARGGDADGWGVKGSVAVHPNFHIFGDYSAQETDRSKNDVDQWRLGVGYNYTVAPNTDLLARVAYQKFDPKHGLDFNGYSTEVGVRTAFTPNFEGYVLAGYEDYSKKHGVNPDGEFYGRVGATAKFNQNWGLSGEVKLAKAGDREWFVGPRFTW from the coding sequence ATGAACAAGATGTCCCTGCTGGCCCTGGGTCTGGTTGCTGCCCTGCCGTTCGCGGCGTCGGCGGCCGATGGCCTGTCGTACAACTACGTTGAAGGCGGCTACGTGAACACCGATGCCCGCGGCGGCGATGCCGACGGTTGGGGCGTCAAGGGTTCGGTGGCGGTGCACCCGAACTTCCACATCTTCGGTGACTACAGCGCGCAGGAAACCGACCGCAGCAAGAACGACGTCGACCAGTGGCGCCTGGGCGTGGGCTACAACTACACCGTGGCCCCGAACACCGACCTGCTGGCCCGCGTGGCCTACCAGAAGTTCGACCCGAAGCACGGCTTGGACTTCAACGGCTACTCCACTGAAGTCGGCGTGCGCACCGCGTTCACCCCGAACTTCGAAGGCTACGTGCTGGCCGGCTACGAGGATTACAGCAAGAAGCACGGCGTCAACCCGGACGGCGAGTTCTACGGCCGCGTCGGTGCCACCGCCAAGTTCAACCAGAACTGGGGCCTGAGTGGCGAAGTGAAGCTGGCCAAGGCCGGTGACCGTGAATGGTTTGTCGGTCCGCGCTTCACTTGGTAA
- a CDS encoding catalase, producing the protein MSQSDGKTATCPYHSAPAPEQGAQQQRDLSTTPKQQHGDAPVTPLTTAFGAPVVDNQNSRTAGPRGPLLMEDVWLLEKLANLNREVIPERRMHAKGSGAFGTFTVTHDITRYTRARLFGEVGKQTPMFARFTTVAGERGAADAERDIRGFALKFYTEEGNWDLVGNNTPVFFLRDPRKFPDLNKAVKRDPHTNLRSARNNWDFWTLLPEALLQVTVVMSDRGIPRSFRHMNGFGSHTYSFINADGERFWVKFHFVTQQGVESLTDAQAQSLVGHDRESHGRDLFGAIEKGDFPKWTLFVQVMPELEAETYRIHPFDLTKVWPKSDYPLIEVGQFELNRNPDNWYQDVEQSAFAPSNLVPGIGPSPDKMLQARLFAYSDAQRYRLGVNHHQIPVNAPRCPVHSNHRDGAMRVDGNYGGLPHYEPNSFGQWQEQPAYREPPMKIRGDADFWNFREDDADYFSQPGALFRSYDQAQQQRLFANTARALGDAPDFIKQRHIDNCSKADPAYGAGVAAALKALAGQSSDPFQPAQPEPAFPTATPGAEDIEL; encoded by the coding sequence ATGAGCCAGTCCGATGGAAAAACCGCAACGTGCCCCTACCACAGCGCACCGGCGCCCGAGCAGGGCGCGCAGCAGCAGCGCGATCTCAGCACCACGCCGAAGCAGCAGCACGGTGATGCCCCGGTCACGCCACTGACCACGGCGTTCGGTGCGCCGGTGGTGGACAACCAGAACAGCCGCACCGCCGGCCCGCGTGGCCCGCTGCTGATGGAGGATGTCTGGCTGCTGGAAAAGCTTGCCAACCTCAACCGCGAGGTGATTCCCGAACGCCGCATGCATGCCAAGGGCTCCGGTGCGTTCGGTACCTTCACCGTGACCCATGACATCACCCGCTACACGCGTGCCAGGCTGTTCGGCGAGGTCGGCAAGCAGACGCCGATGTTTGCCCGCTTCACCACCGTGGCCGGCGAGCGTGGCGCGGCCGATGCCGAGCGCGACATCCGTGGCTTCGCGCTGAAGTTCTATACCGAAGAAGGCAACTGGGACCTGGTGGGCAACAACACGCCGGTGTTCTTCCTGCGCGACCCGCGCAAGTTCCCGGACCTCAACAAGGCGGTCAAGCGCGACCCGCACACCAACCTGCGCAGCGCACGCAACAACTGGGATTTCTGGACCCTGCTGCCCGAGGCACTGCTGCAGGTGACGGTGGTGATGAGCGACCGCGGCATCCCGCGCAGCTTCCGCCACATGAACGGCTTCGGCTCGCACACCTACAGCTTCATCAATGCCGATGGCGAGCGCTTCTGGGTCAAGTTCCACTTCGTCACCCAGCAGGGCGTTGAGTCGCTGACCGATGCGCAGGCGCAGAGCCTGGTCGGCCACGACCGAGAGAGCCACGGCCGCGATCTGTTCGGGGCGATCGAGAAGGGCGACTTCCCGAAGTGGACGCTGTTCGTGCAGGTGATGCCGGAGCTGGAGGCGGAAACCTACCGCATCCATCCGTTCGACCTGACCAAGGTGTGGCCCAAGAGCGATTACCCGCTGATCGAAGTCGGCCAGTTCGAGCTGAACCGCAACCCGGACAACTGGTACCAGGACGTCGAGCAGTCCGCGTTCGCCCCGAGCAACCTGGTGCCGGGCATCGGCCCATCCCCGGACAAGATGCTGCAGGCCCGGCTGTTCGCCTACTCCGATGCGCAGCGCTACCGCCTGGGCGTGAACCATCACCAGATTCCGGTCAATGCCCCGCGCTGCCCGGTGCACAGCAACCACCGCGATGGCGCGATGCGCGTGGATGGCAACTACGGTGGCCTGCCGCATTACGAACCCAACAGCTTCGGCCAGTGGCAGGAACAGCCGGCCTACCGCGAGCCGCCGATGAAGATCCGGGGCGATGCGGATTTCTGGAATTTCCGCGAAGACGATGCCGACTACTTCAGCCAGCCCGGTGCGCTGTTCCGCAGCTATGACCAGGCGCAGCAGCAGCGCCTGTTCGCCAACACCGCCCGCGCGCTGGGCGATGCGCCGGACTTCATCAAGCAGCGCCATATCGACAACTGCAGCAAGGCCGATCCGGCCTACGGCGCCGGTGTCGCCGCTGCGCTGAAGGCGCTGGCCGGGCAGAGCAGCGACCCGTTCCAGCCGGCGCAGCCGGAACCGGCCTTCCCCACCGCCACGCCGGGTGCGGAAGACATCGAGCTCTGA
- a CDS encoding methyl-accepting chemotaxis protein gives MSWLQNLSIGRRLMLAFATLIALMMVLTAVGVQRVRIIEANLTQINDINSVKQRHAIDQRGSVHDRAIALRDVVLLPAGAEREQALALIDRLAADYDKATVALRAQLRSSDDAEEKRQFAAIEAIARDIAPTVQQVRALRAQDDAEAATALLLGKARPAFVQWLGAINALIDHEEQKNRAAADRAASTARAFSYLMIVLTVLALVLGTAIALLLTRSVVRPLQQSLRLAQRIGGGDLGADVAIAGRDECAQLLRAMATMQERLREVIAAQAGMAARHAEGQISYRMDATALPGQFGQMVADTNALVDAHVRTEMTIAEVMGRYAVGDLSPDMPSYPGEKARLSQTVQQAKQNLVSISADIGELSQAARDGDFSHRGVAEGYAFTFKDIIDNLNGMMATADASLGALSTVLQAIARGELTGRMDEAAAGVFGQMSRHSNTTVAQLTQMIGQIQRGARRIDEAAADIAQGNGDLSARTEAQTACLDDTTASIRTLASAVQHNARLAQQANGLSLAATDVATAGRRATHDVVEMMQRIEASSLRIADITAVIDGIAFQTNILALNAAVEAARAGEHGQGFAVVAGEVRTLAQRSAAAAREIRTLIVDANGQVAEGSALVERAGQTMEQIVDSVDRVRAMIGDIATSSQAQSGDIARVDEGLDRLAGMNTLNSQLADVAADAARSMKEEAVQLSDAVSVFTLEAGTPATRQRPLGAAA, from the coding sequence ATGTCGTGGCTGCAGAATCTGTCCATCGGTCGGCGCTTGATGCTGGCCTTCGCCACGCTCATCGCGTTGATGATGGTGCTCACCGCCGTTGGCGTGCAGCGTGTGCGGATCATCGAAGCCAACCTCACCCAGATCAACGACATCAACAGCGTCAAGCAGCGCCATGCCATCGACCAGCGCGGCAGCGTGCACGACCGCGCCATCGCGCTGCGCGATGTGGTGCTGCTGCCGGCCGGTGCCGAGCGCGAGCAGGCGCTGGCGCTGATCGACCGCCTGGCCGCCGACTATGACAAGGCCACCGTGGCCCTGCGCGCGCAGCTGCGCAGCAGTGACGATGCCGAAGAGAAGCGGCAGTTCGCCGCCATCGAAGCGATCGCCCGTGACATCGCCCCGACCGTGCAGCAGGTCCGTGCGCTGCGCGCGCAGGACGATGCCGAAGCGGCCACGGCGCTGCTGCTGGGCAAGGCCCGCCCGGCCTTCGTGCAGTGGCTGGGCGCGATCAACGCGCTGATCGACCATGAAGAGCAGAAGAACCGCGCGGCGGCCGACAGGGCGGCGTCCACGGCGCGCGCGTTCTCCTACCTGATGATCGTGCTCACGGTGCTGGCCCTGGTGCTGGGCACGGCCATCGCCCTGCTGCTGACCCGCAGCGTGGTGCGGCCGCTGCAGCAGTCGCTGCGGCTGGCCCAGCGCATCGGCGGTGGCGACCTGGGCGCGGACGTGGCCATCGCTGGCCGCGACGAGTGCGCGCAGCTGCTGCGGGCCATGGCCACCATGCAGGAGCGCCTGCGCGAGGTCATCGCGGCGCAGGCCGGCATGGCCGCGCGGCATGCCGAGGGGCAGATCAGCTACCGCATGGATGCCACCGCACTGCCGGGCCAGTTCGGGCAGATGGTGGCCGACACCAATGCGCTGGTCGATGCCCATGTGCGCACGGAAATGACCATTGCCGAGGTGATGGGCCGCTATGCGGTCGGCGATCTCAGCCCGGACATGCCCAGCTACCCGGGCGAGAAGGCGCGCCTGTCGCAGACCGTGCAGCAGGCCAAGCAGAACCTGGTGTCGATCAGCGCCGACATCGGCGAGCTGAGCCAGGCGGCCCGCGATGGCGACTTCTCCCACCGGGGCGTGGCCGAGGGCTATGCGTTCACCTTCAAGGACATCATCGACAACCTCAACGGCATGATGGCCACCGCCGATGCCAGCCTGGGCGCCCTCTCGACCGTGCTGCAGGCCATCGCCCGCGGCGAGCTGACCGGCCGCATGGACGAAGCCGCCGCCGGTGTCTTCGGGCAGATGTCGCGCCATTCCAACACCACGGTGGCGCAGCTGACGCAGATGATCGGGCAGATCCAGCGCGGCGCACGGCGGATCGATGAAGCGGCCGCCGACATCGCGCAGGGCAACGGTGACCTGTCCGCGCGCACCGAGGCGCAGACCGCCTGCCTGGATGACACCACCGCCTCCATCCGCACGCTGGCCAGCGCGGTGCAGCACAACGCCCGCCTGGCCCAGCAGGCCAATGGCCTGTCGCTGGCCGCCACCGATGTGGCCACCGCCGGCCGCCGCGCCACCCATGACGTGGTGGAAATGATGCAGCGTATCGAGGCCTCGTCGCTGCGCATCGCCGACATCACCGCGGTGATCGATGGCATCGCGTTCCAGACCAACATCCTCGCGCTCAACGCGGCGGTGGAAGCGGCGCGTGCGGGCGAGCATGGGCAGGGATTTGCGGTGGTGGCCGGTGAGGTGCGCACGTTGGCGCAGCGCTCGGCCGCGGCGGCGCGCGAGATCCGCACGCTCATCGTCGATGCCAACGGCCAGGTGGCCGAAGGGTCGGCACTGGTGGAGCGTGCCGGGCAGACGATGGAACAGATCGTGGACAGCGTGGACCGGGTGCGGGCGATGATCGGCGATATCGCCACCTCATCGCAGGCGCAGTCCGGTGATATCGCGCGGGTGGATGAAGGACTGGACCGCCTGGCCGGAATGAACACCCTCAACAGCCAGTTGGCCGATGTGGCTGCCGATGCCGCGCGGTCGATGAAGGAAGAGGCGGTGCAGCTGAGCGACGCGGTCAGCGTGTTCACCCTGGAAGCAGGCACCCCGGCCACGCGCCAGCGCCCGCTGGGGGCGGCGGCCTGA